Genomic DNA from Hyperolius riggenbachi isolate aHypRig1 chromosome 10, aHypRig1.pri, whole genome shotgun sequence:
ATGATTATAAACACACACCGCCTGCAGCATGAGATGATGCTCCGCCCCACTGACATCTATTCCCTCCCCTTTCTGACCTCCATGATTCTAAACACACACCGCCTGCAGCATATGAGATGATGCTCCGCCCCACTGACATCTATTCCCTCCCCTTTCTGACCTCCATGATTATAAACACACACCGCCTGCAGCATATGAGATGATGCTCCGCCCCACTGACATCTATTCCCTTCCCTTTCTGACCTCCATGATAATAAACACACACCGCCTGCAGCATATGAGATGATGCTCCGCCCCACTGACATCTATTCCCTCCCCTTTATGACCTCCATGATTATAAACACACACCGCCTGCAGCATATGAGATGATGCTCCGCCCCACTGACATCTATTCCCTCCCCTTTCTGACCTCCATGATTATAAACACACACCGCCTGCAGCATATGAGATGAAGCTCCGCCCCACTGACATCTATTCCCTCCCCTTTCTGACCTCCATGATAATAAACACACACCGCCTGCAGCATATGAGATGATGCTCCGCCCCACTGACATCTATTCCCTCCCCTTTCTGACCTCCATGATTATAAACACACACCGCCTGCAGCATATGAGATGATGCTCCGCCCCACTGACATCATTCCCTCCCCTTTCTGACCTCCATGATTCTAAACACACACCGCCTGCAGCATATGAGATGATGCTCCGCCCCACTGACATCTATTCCCTCCCCTTTCTGACCTCCATGATTATAAACACAAACCGCCTGCAGCATATGAGATGATGCTCCGCCCCACTGACATCTATTCCCTCCACTTTCTGACCTCCATGATTATAAACACACATCGCCTGCAGCATATGAGATGATGCTCCGCCCCACTGACATCTATTCCCTCCCCTTTCTGACCTCCATGATTATAAACACACATCGCCTGCAGCATATGAGATGATGCTCCGCCCCACTGACATCTATTCCCTTTCCTTTCTGACCTCCATGATTATAAACACACACCGCCTGCAGCATATGAGATGATGCTCCGCCCCACTGACATCTATTCCCTCCCCTTTCTGACCTCCATGATTATAAACACAAACCGCCTGCAGCATGTGAGATGATGCTCCGCCCCACTGACATCTATTCCCTCCCCTTTCTGACCTCCATGATTATAAACACAAACCGCCTGCAGCATGTGAGATGGTGCTCCGCCCCACTGACATCTATTCCCTTTCCTTTCTGACCTCCATGATTATAAACACACATCGCCTGCAGCATATGAGATGAAGCTCCGCCCCACTGACATCTATTCCCTCCCCTTTCTGACCTCCATGATAATAAACACACACCGCCTGCAGCATATGAGATGATGCTCCGCCCCACTGACATCTATTCCCTCCCCTTTATGACCTCCATGATTATAAACACACACCGCCTGCAGCATATGAGATGAAGCTCCGCCCCACTGACATCTATTCCCTCCCCTTTCTGACCTCCATGATTATAAACACACACCGCCTGCAGCATATGAGATGATGCTCCGCCCCACTGACATCTATTCCCTCCCCTTTCTGACCTCCATGATTATAAACACACACCGCCTGCAGCATATGAGATGATGCTCCGCCCCACTGACATCATTCCCTCCCCTTTCTGACCTCCATGATTATAAACACAAACCGCCTGCAGCATATGAGATGATGCTCCGCCCCACTGACATCTATTCCCTCCCCTTTCTGACCTCCATGATTATAAACACAAACCGCCTGCAGCATGTGAGATGATGCTCCGCCCCACTGACATCTATTCCCTCCCCTTTCTGACCTCCATGATTATAAACACACACCGCCTGCAGCATATGAGATGATGCTCCGCCCCACTGACATCTATTCCCTCCCCTTTCTGACCTCCATGATTATAAACACACACCGCCTGCAGCATATGAGATGATGCTCCGCCCCACTGACATCTATTCCCTTTCCTTTCTGACCTCCATGATTATAAACACACACCGCCTGCAGCATATGAGATGATGCTCCGCCCCACTGACATCTATTCCCTCCCCTTTCTGACCTCCATGATTATAAACACACATCGCCTGCAGCATATGAGATGATGCTCCGCCCCACTGACATCTATTCCCTTTCCTTTCTGACCTCCATGATTATAAACACACACCGCCTGCAGCATATGAGATGATGCTCCGCCCCACTGACATCTATTCCCTCCCCTTTCTGACCTCCATGATTATAAACACACACCGCCTGCAGCATATGAGATGATGCTCCGCCCCACTGACATCTATTCCCTCCCCTTTCTGACCTCCATGATTATAAACACACATCGCCTGCAGCATATGAGATGATGCTCCGCCCCACTGACATCTATTCCCTCCCCTTTCTGACCTCCATGATTATAAACACAAACCGCCTGCAGCATATGAGATGATGCTCCGCCCCACTGACATCTATTCCCTTTCCTTTCTGACCTCCATGATTATAAACACACATCGCCTGCAGCATATGAGATGAAGCTCCGCCCCACTGACATCTATTCCCTCCCCTTTCTGACCTCCATGATAATAAACACAAACCGCCTGCAGCATGTGAGATGATGCTCCGCCCCACTGACATCTATTCCCTTTCCTTTCTGACCTCCATGATAATAAACACACACCGCCTGCAGCATATGAGATGATGCTCCGCCCCACTGACATCTATTCCCTTTCCTTTCTGACCTCCATGATTATAAACACACACCGCCTGAGCATATGAGATGATACTCCGCCCCACTGACATTTTAATACTGAAGCCTCCTCCTCTCAGGATGCAGCACATCACTGCATACCGCCTCTCTTATCTGCTCATTGGCTACCAAAATAAATTCAGCATGTCTGCTAGTGCATATTATATTCAGAAATGCTCAACAGCCTGAGCTGTATGTacaaccagagatggattaagatgtaatgaggccctaggcaaggtaggctatttggggcccccttgtcatccttttggtaagctgaagtaagGAGAGGTCAGTGAAGGTGTCAGGTgggagccttaaaggggaactgaaggaagaggtatacggaggctgccatatttatttccttttaatcaataccagttgcctggcggtcctgctgatcctctgcctctaatacatttcgctataacccctgaacaagcatgcagcagatctagggcttgattcacaaagcgttgctaacctacttagcacgtctaaagtctttagacgtgctaaccaggatgctaagtaggttagcaccggattattCAATCAGTTCGCACGCTAAGTACTGCACGCAAAGTCttatgcgcgtgctaagtcccataggctttaatgggcacttcgcgcggagtgcccttcgctctgtgcagtgcgcgcgtaaagttttgcgcgcgaagagCTCGTTTAGacttgctaagggggttttcacaggcgtgctaacagttagcaccgctttgtgaatcaagccccaggtgtttctgacattattgtgaaatctgacaagattagctgcatgcttgtttctggtgttattcagacactactacagccaaatagatcagcaggactgccaggcaactggtattgtttaaaaggaaataaatatggcagccgccacatACTTCtcattacagctgtcctttaacacccactaggccccaaacaCCTgcgtaggttgcctggtggatgatcctcctCCGACTACAACCCATGGAGCACCCCGCCCTGGGCTGCAACTTCTCCCATTTCTACCTACCATACATAAAGTTTGGCCAAtccccctcctctgcccccccccccccccctcccggtgccTCTCCTGATGTCTTTGTTCCAGCAATCGTGACTGTTCTCTTACACCCGCGGGAGGCTTCAGTAGCCCGAGCACTCACAGAGACAGGCAGTTtcatagtgcacatgcacactctCTCATGCAGTACGGAGCCTCCCGTCTTTGATAGCACTCAGGCTCACAAAGACTGCCAAAGCCTCCTGCGGGACGTGATTTAAAAAGggcagccagcgctggaacggggggaccgtgagaggaacgggaaggctctatggacccagacccttccctctccttacctatgtctttttttaattcaaaattctttcaggtttgcttttaacaCCCCATCCCCTCATTAACTAGTGTGTGGGTAGCGCAGGACCTCtccccttacacacacactttatcTCCTGCAATAGCAAAGCAGCGCAGCATAGCTTGACTTGCTCCCGTGTCAGTTCAGTGAGCTCCCCATAGCGTCTCCGTACAGCACTCCCCCACTGTGCGGCTCCCAgtgcatgtcatgtgatgtgGGGCGGAGAACAGCTGAGAACAACAGAAGGGATCAATCTGGTGCTGGGGCAGGTAAAGCCTTCATGCGCTCTAATGAAGGGGAGAATGTGTGGGAGAGGATAGGAGGGCAGAAGAGCCCCCTCCCCATGTTACAGCTCTGTCTGTATCCAATACAAAACTGCATAGTTTGTCCCAACAGCTCCTACTGAGCACTTATCCCTGCTGTGTACTGCTAAGGCAGTCAaccctaagtcacccctactgtgaccaatctgtatacagtaatatacagtgaccattatcagcctattacaggccagtaacactgtcacccctactgtgaccaatctgtatacagtaatatacagtgaccattatcagcttattacaggccagtaacactaagtcacccccactgtgaccaatctgtgtacagtaatgtacataggccattatcagattattacaggccagtaacactaagtcacccctactgtgaaaaatgtgtacagtaaccattatcagcttattacagtccAGTATCAAAAAGTTaccactactgtgaccaatctgtgcacagtaatgtacagtgaccattgccagcttattacaggccggtaacactaagtcacccctactgtgaccaatctgtgtacagtaatgtacagtgaccattatcagcttattacaggccggtaacactaagtcacacctactgtaaccaatctgtgtacagtaatgtacagtgaccattatcagcttattacaggccggtaacactaagtcacacctactgtaaccaatctgtgtacagtaatgtgcagtgaccattgccagcttattacaggccggtaaccctgagtcacccctactgtgacaaatctgtgtacagtaatgtacagtgaccattatcaacttattacaggccggtaacactaagtcacacctactgtaaccaatctgtgtacagtaatgtgcagtgaccattatcagcttattacaggccggtaacactaagtcacccctactgtgaccaatctgtgtacagtaatgtacagtgaccattatcagcttattacaggccggtaacactaagtcacccctactgtgaccaatctgtgtacagtattgtacagtgaccattatcagcttattacaggccagttacactaagtcacccctattgtgactaatctgtgtacagtaatgtacagtgaccattatcggcttattacaggccggtaacactaagtcacattGACCAATCTttgttcaggaaaaaaaaaagtgttaaaattAAAATACCTACCTGTGCGTTTCTGAGTAAGCATTTCTTTCTCACCAACTGTCCCCAACATGTCGCACTGCTCTGTGGATTGCTCATCTCTTGTCACACaaatctcttcttcctcctctttcaccACAACTTTTACATCTATGAACTTCTCATCCTAAGCGCACAAAATTGCAGCACATTTAAAATGTGAACAATAATAGACACAGAAGAAAACATGACACAGTTCGGAATCTCAAATGACTCTCAGATCCACCTACCTGATAGCAGTGGGGGATGGTGGGATCTTCCTGTGGACAGTcccaggaataaagaggacctgtacatctttctggtgaattactggatccatctataggaaacacacatacactgactgaatacaattgggttgattcacaaagaacAATAGtgtgagtaacctcctgttactcgcgcTATTTAATCCTGTAACCTTTAATGCGCGCTATTGGCAGCGTAGCATGCTTTATTAAGTTTGCTCAGAGGAGCACTCGCTATGCTGTGCATAGCGAGCACTAGTAACTTATGCTGGCTACATCTTCATAACGTGCGCTCTGCTCGTCTGCCCTAAGCCTCTTCAGGAGCAGAGGCTTcaaaggacgagatccctgcactatgattggcccagtaggctgcctgtcaaatgacaggcagcctactgggccaatcaaagtgtaggAATCTTGTACTTCGATGCCACTGGACCTgccggggctcagggcgggacgaGCAGAGCGCGCATTATGAAGATGTAGTCGGTGTAAGTTACTAGTGCTTGCTATGCACAGCACAGCATAGCGAGTGCTCCACTGAGCAAATGACGATGGGGGTATAGGTAGAACCTCCGCACTGCTCACTCATTACAAAAAGTTATAaatctcctcttacccggtgatgtgaggcatggctgattctccatcatggcgtcCATGTGACCTTCTGAATACTGAAACACCTGAATGGCGAGATAGATGGTGACAATATGACACCTTATATGTACAGCCTGGTCTGGTAACCTCCTCTAGGGCTGACATCATTGGAGAACCTAAATAGCCCTGCAGATGTGGCGTTTATCAGAAAATAGTCTAATTGGAGGGATTTGAATTCATATTACAGTATCtatgttatagtaaactccaagggaccaggaaaagtggtttactatataaaaaaactgtcctagaaatggcccagcatgccttggtgcattctctgctgcaaaggagcaactctgtcctcccaatggaggtacagcacaagcacttgcacatttggtggactacaaggctaAGTATACCTTAggtctgcatagccaggctggacaaattgctggttCAGGATCCAGgactccttaaaaattgcagccgtcactgaatagaggcagtgactcgcttcctgtgagtggctccgataccaaTGCGACTGGGACTTCGCACTCTCCTCAGTTTTGCAGTGAGAGGGCccactctgatctgcactaccAGTGAAATTAACCTGTATTGCGCTCCACATGCTACCAGCAGCATCATTGCTAACATAGGAAGAGATACCCAGGAGTGCTTACAATCTCATGGGAGGACTGTGATGATACTTTTATCAGTGgttgcaaagtggaagtggtaacgctgcatcctcttttgtttacattcacattattcctcattttccccaggctccttatttgtacagtactgtatatccagcgccGGGGCCATACtccttgtcttacaaatgttatcaggcatcaacctgcttgcaaccagcctgaagagagcagccgaccATGGGTTGCACACTGACCTATGACGCATGCGCCGCCCACTATATCCAGATAGGTGTtgttcccatagacttataatggagacatTCTGGGACCTGGaaaggtagtttactatatccaaaTGTTTCCTATACCCAAGTttattataatgagattatactgtactgcTATTGGATTCACCCTAATTACAGAATAGCTAGTCGTAGCAGTAAGAGACAACCCCAAAACCAGAGGTATCCAAATCGATGAATACTCCCACAATATCGGTCTATTTGCTGATGACACCATTCTTGCCATAGCTGATCCTGGTAATTATCTTCCACCATTGATAGACATTACTGCAATTTTCTAAAGCCTAGATTAATCAAATACAAGTCATTTATTTTAGGAGTTCCCATTCCCAAGCATGCAACAGAAATATCCTTACCTTTGGGCCCCAGACTCAATTCAATATCTACAAGCTTCAGTAAGTTGAGGGTAGGCACACCAATCGATCACTTGCGTCGGGTGCTTGGTATTATGGCATAAGCAGCCAATCACAATCAATCATCTTCAAGTTTACCAGCACACCGTTTTCATAAACAaacaagctcttttattgagccattatatACACGAATACACCggcaattgttttgggggcctcgcagggtcccccttcatcaaggtgatgaagggggaccctgcgaagcccccaaaacaattgtcggtgTATTCGTGGATATAATGGCTCAATTCAATATCTGGGAATTTAAAAATGACCCCACAAGCAGCTACTGATGTTCCTATTTTTGTGAACGATGGTAGTGTCCATGCTATGATTAATGTGCATACGTTTTCCAGAGTGTCTGAAATATTGGCTCATATCTGAGTGTATTATAAAATTTTTAATTCTAACAAATCTTCCTGAATATAACAATATacatttaaagcaggaggatcagccatactatgccaggaaaaaagaacatatataagtagataaattcttCGTCTACTTACAAAACAGATGTatcgtactgtccacattttgatttcagtgaattttatatactgtagaaaatgaagagaattctgttcctggcaggggccatgCCTTTTCCCCATAGTCtgaagctaaatcctgatgtcatttcctcctttaagtttttttttttctctccaatcTACTGTGTCATCATTGTGATATGTTGTAATCCTGGCAAATATCACAATTGCATGGCCTGTTATTATATGAACAAATTTTGCCAATAGAAATTGAATGTTGGAAATAAAAATTTTAGTACTATCCTAGGCAGTGATATAAACATTTCCTATCCAATAGCTGGGAGTCAGACAAGGTTTAAAGGGCAACTATATTCTGCAAAATATCATGCCTAGAAGATCCCATGATACAGTCTCGATCCAGACACTGACACTCCCCTtgttgttactggataatgtcccataattcccagcactgctcacctctcccgtCAGGAGCTCCATCATTGTCCTGGTGACTTCCAGAATCTTCTGCTGGTTGTGTCTCACAGATATCAGAGAGTGAGGTGGGGGCAGCGTGATGGTCACATGATTACGAGACTTCACTGGAGGAAAACTCTGTATGGAAGGATCAACAAGATCGAGATTGTGTTTTACCaacagagataagagtgatggcaTGTAATTTCCCaggatcctcctcacctctccagtcagcagatagatgatctccagggtgaggttgaatatcctctcagtcatgtTGTTCTGGTCCTCGTCCATCCTTAGTGATGGGGTCATGTGATCCATACAGGATGCTGCTCTCTTTTGATAATGAGACAATAATCTAGGCTGTACAGTTGTCAGTGGTGAAACTATCAATACAGgatcccccccccaagcactccccattgctgtcacttgtgggtggtAGGGCTTTGCAGAGTATTAAAGGAAATCATAATAAATTGGTTTATAGCCacctgtgcactatactcacagcgtgctgcagtcctgtcctccctctgcctcctctccagctggccttctctcctcacatccacctcccactgttaccattcctgtgatgttacagcagtgctggtagtggtagatggatgaggatatgaggagagaagaggcagagaggctaacaggagcagaggactggagcacactgTGACAGCTAGCTATAAACCAATGTAAATCAGACCTAGTAGGGTTGTGGTgtccatagggaaattctgctatcatgattggatggacagcaccttctcgaactgctaggtttcagataggttgtagtaataatACTTCCAAACTATTAGCCCAATTAGAATGCTTCATGTTGATCCTGTAAATGTATGCAtagaggtggggggagggaacAATACTAGAGTAATGGCACTGCCAGGGTGGGGGGTACTTTACTGatgtgacagaagaaggcattaCAGGCAATTGTTTCAAGGgggaattattatgtatttatatagcactgtcatcttctgcagcactttacagagtacatagtcacgtcactgactgtcctcagaggagctcacaatctcatccctactatagtcatagtctaatgtcataccatattattattatgttttatatagcactgacatctgctgcaacactttacagagtacatagtcatgtcactgattgtcctcagaggagttcacaatctaatcctatcatagtcataataataatatggtaggacagtagactatgacaatcagtgacatgactatgtactctgtaaagtgctgcggaagatgtcagtgctatataaatacataataataatatggtaggacattagactatgtatttatataccactgacatattctgcagcactttaatcATATCACTGAATCTCATCCCTACCATTTAATGTACTAATAGGCAGTTGTAATAAACACAACATGAACgcataccccccaaccgtcccgttttcgtcgggattctcccgatttgggggggccctcccgctatcccgggccccccTCTCGAATACCGACGGCTGGCAGAGAatagaggcggaaaaactgatcgaggctccagccgcggtactgagggatgcgggagcccggcttcaatactccctccctccctctctgaatgccccctaatgtatgtccgtgtgcccccctctcctcccctccttataggcagagtgagcgcagcagagcgggcagtcgggtcctcttaccgctgatgcacgcaTACTGTCTCTGGCAttggacctccatgtgcttcctgtttactatgacgtcacaggaagcacatggaagtcCGATACCAGAGACAGTGCGCGtgcatctgcggtaagaggacccgactgcccgctccgctgcgctcattctgcctatagggaggggaggagaggggggtacacggacatacatttgggggcattcacagagggagggagggaggaagtattgaagccgggctcccgcatccctcattaccgcggctggagcctcgatcagtttttccgcctccattctctgcccaggcgccccccccccccacctaaaagtggcaccctcctccccacccacggtgacgggcattctccccccctccactgacaacccccctaattaatcacataaggggacactgggggcacattaggagggagggagggagaagctttatagcgtccatgcggcatccatgccgcatacgcatccccgggctggtgcctcgatcgggttttcttttccccccctcggccaccctcac
This window encodes:
- the LOC137535351 gene encoding uncharacterized protein isoform X2; its protein translation is MRRKLTGSGGETLLEERAASCMDHMTPSLRMDEDQNNMTERIFNLTLEIIYLLTGESFPPVKSRNHVTITLPPPHSLISVRHNQQKILEVTRTMMELLTGEVFQYSEGHMDAMMENQPCLTSPDGSSNSPERCTGPLYSWDCPQEDPTIPHCYQDEKFIDVKVVVKEEEEEICVTRDEQSTEQCDMLGTVGEKEMLTQKRTVTSPDTSSGDGGRKRKTITMEHKVDIIKRSERGETPSSIGRVYGYSRSTIATILKDKERIMEHVRRHTPMNATIITKQRTGLIIEMERLLMIWINDQNQRNMPISLSSVQEKARRLFSDLKAARPASEVECQKEFVASRGWFNRFKERANLQNVKLYNFSSK
- the LOC137535351 gene encoding uncharacterized protein isoform X1 produces the protein MRRKLTGSGGETLLEERAASCMDHMTPSLRMDEDQNNMTERIFNLTLEIIYLLTGESFPPVKSRNHVTITLPPPHSLISVRHNQQKILEVTRTMMELLTGEVFQYSEGHMDAMMENQPCLTSPDGSSNSPERCTGPLYSWDCPQEDPTIPHCYQDEKFIDVKVVVKEEEEEICVTRDEQSTEQCDMLGTVGEKEMLTQKRTAVTSPDTSSGDGGRKRKTITMEHKVDIIKRSERGETPSSIGRVYGYSRSTIATILKDKERIMEHVRRHTPMNATIITKQRTGLIIEMERLLMIWINDQNQRNMPISLSSVQEKARRLFSDLKAARPASEVECQKEFVASRGWFNRFKERANLQNVKLYNFSSK